TCCTCGTGGCCGAGGACGAGACCGTCGAGGTCGGAGCGCCGCTCGTGCGCATCGGCGACGGCTCGGGTGGCGGCGAGGCGGCCCCGGCCGCCGAGGCGCCTGCCGCCGAGGCCCCTGCTGCTGAGGCGCCTGCCGCCGAGGCTCCTGCCGCTGAGGCTCCTGCCGCGACTCCGGCTCCCGAGGCGGCTCCGGCCCCTGAAGCCGCTCCGGCTCCCGCGTCGGGTGGCTACGGCTCGCCGGACGCGGCCGTCGAGGCCCCCGCCGAGGCGCCCGCCGCAGAGGCTCCGGCCGCCGTGCCCGCGCCGACGCCCGCTCCCGCGACGGAGGCCCCCGCTGCGGAGGCCCCCGTCGACACCCCGTCCGCCGAGCAGCCCGTGGGCGCCGAGCAGCCCGCGGCCGAGGCGCCCGCCGCACCGGCTCCGGAGGCCTCGGCTCCCGAGGCGCCCGCCGCCGAAGCCCCCGCCGCCGAGGCCCCTGCGGCTCCGGCCGCCGAGGCTCCCGCGGCATCCGCGTCGCACGCCGGCTACGTGACCCCGATCGTGCGCAAGCTCGCGAACGAGAAGGGCGTCGAGCTCGACAGCGTCACCGGCACCGGTGTGGGCGGTCGCATCCGCAAGCAGGACGTGCTCGCGGCCGTGGCGACCGAGGCTCCCGCCGAGGCCGCTCCGGCGCAGCCCGCCGCTGCCGCTGCTCCGGCCGCCGCCGAGGTCTCGCCGCTGCGCGGCACGACCGTGCCGATGTCGCGCCTGCGCAAGGTCGTCGCCGAGCGCGCCGTCGTGTCGATGAACTCGACCGCGCAGCTCACGACGGTGGTCGAGGCCGACGTCACGAAGATCGCCCAGCTCCGCGACGAGGTCAAGGCCGCGTTCCAGGAGAAGACCGGCACGAAGCTCTCCTTCATGCCGTTCTTCGCCCTCGCGGCCGCGGAGGCGCTGCGCGCCTACCCGATCATCAACGCGACGGTCGACGGCGACAACATCGTCTACCCGGAGACCGAGAACGTCTCGATCGCGGTCGACACGGAGCGCGGCCTGCTCACGCCGGTCATCCGCAACGCGGGCGACCTCGACATCGCGGGCCTCGCGAAGGAGATCGCCGACCTCGCGGAGCGCACGCGCGACAACAAGCTGAAGCCCGACGAGCTCGCCGGCGGCACGTTCACGCTGACCAACACCGGTTCGCGTGGCGCGCTGTTCGACACCCCCGTCGTGTTCCTGCCGCAGTCCGCGATCCTCGGCACCGGTGTCGTCACGAAGAAGCCCGTCGTCGTGAGCGACGGCGGATCGGACGCCATCGCGATCCGGTCGACCGTGTACCTCGCGCTCTCGTACGACCACCGCATCATCGACGGTGCGGACGCCGCCCGCTTCCTCGCCGCCGTCAAGGCGCGTCTCGAGGCCGGCGACTTCCGCTCCTCGCTCGGCATCTAGGCGACCGCGACCCAGTCGCGGATCCGCCACCCGGCCTCGCTCCTCACCAGCAGGAGCGAGGCCGGAGCCGTCTCCGGACCCACGCGCACGAGCGCGCTGTCGCCGAGTCGCTCGACCAGCTGCGCGTCGACGGGTTCGACCCCGGAGGGCTCGGCCTCTCGCCCCTCGCGCAGCGCCGTGACCGCACGACGATCGTCCGCGAGTGCCGCCGAGCCCGCCTGATCGACCTCCTCGAGGCAGAGGAAGGACAGCTCCGCGAGGCACCGCTCGCGGCGGTCCAGGAGCGCGACCGCAGCGGCGAGCGGATCGTCGCCGGCGATCGCCGCGGAGCCGGCATCGGCGGCGGACTCCGGCTCGGCCGTCCGCTGCGCGTCGGCCGTGGGCTGCGTCTCGGGCGCGGCTCGCTGCGTCTGCGCGAGCGGCTCGGGGCCGGCATCCGCCCGCCCGTCGCTCCCGGACGGCAGCACGGCGAGCATCACGGATGCGACGGCCAGCGCCGCGCCCCCGCCGACGGCGAGTCGGCGGCGCGCCGCGGGCAGCGCGTCGAGCCGTGCACGCACGCCGGCCACGAGGGCGGGCACGCGAGCTCCGAGAGCGAATCGCACGGGGGTGTCGGGACGGTCGTCGATACGGGCCGGCTCTCGAACGACAGGCACGAGGCGCGGCGCGGCGTCCTCTCGCGGCGCAGGTCCCTCCCGCTTCGCGATCCCCAACGGTGTCGCCGCGGCGAGCTCCGAGAGCCCCTGAGCCAACTCCTCGAGCACTCGGGCCCCGGATGCTGCGCCGACCAGCGCACCGAGCTCCCGCGCGGCGGCCGAGCGCGGCCCGTCGACACGTGCGAGGAGCAGCGCTGCGAGCTCCCGCACGGCCTCGCGATCGGCGGCGACGCCCGGCAGCCTCTCGCGGACGACCTCGGGCGAGCCAGGCGCGAAGAGCTCGGCGTGCAGGAGCCCGTCGAGCACGGGTCCCCTGTCGCTCAGCACCAGTCGAGCGGCTGAGACCGCGCCGTGCGCGACGCCCGCGTCGTGAAGCCTCCCGATCGCGTCCGCGAGCGGCGCGAGCACGGTCACCGCCTCGCCCGCGCGCCAGACCTGCCGGTCGGCGACGACCGCGGCGAGCCTCGGCCCCGCGAGGCGTTCGACGAGGGCCGCGGGTGCCGTGTCGTCGCCGACGACGTCGAGCACGCGGATGACGCCGTCGCCGCGCGCGCGGTCGAGGGCCGCGAGCTCCCGCCGCCGCATCCGCGCCCCCACGTCGTCGAGAGCCCGCAGCAGCACCGCCGGATGCGGCTCCCGCAGCCCCAGGCGCACGAGCAGCGCCTCCGTGTGGGCGTCGCGTTCGAGCACCCGCACGACGCGGATGCCGGGGCGCTCACGGAACGTCGTCACCCGGAGATCCTCGCTCCGCCACCCTCCGCGGGGTCCCCGAGCGACAGCCGATCGTGCAATACCTCGCCGTCATCCGATGTGGACGACCCGACTCCGCATAGAGTGGACACGTGGTCGACTACGTCGACGCGGGGCTAAGCGCCAACTCCGTGTCGTATTCGACGGCCCTCGAGCGTCAACGTGCCCTGCACGCCGACGTCGCGACCGGCCGGGCGCCCGATACCGTGCTCCTCCTCGAGCACCCCTCCGTCTACACCGCGGGGAAGCGCACAGCACCCGACGAACGGCCCGATGACGGCACCCCCGTCGTCGACGTCGACCGGGGCGGCAAGATCACCTGGCACGGACCCGGGCAGCTCGTCGGCTACCCGATCGTGCGGCTCGCCGACCCCGTGGACGTCGTCGCCTACGTGCGTCGTCTCGAGGGGCTGCTGATCGGCGTGCTCGCCGACCACGGCATCCACGGCACGCGCGTCGAGGGGCGCAGCGGCGTCTGGATCGAGCGGCCGGGACGGCCGGCCGACAAGATCGCGGCCATCGGCATCCGCGTCGCCGACGGCGTCACGATGCACGGCTTCGCGCTCAACTGCAGCAACGACCTCGAGCCCTACGCCCGGATCGTGGCGTGCGGCATCCGCGACGCGGGGGTCACGACGATGAGCCGCGAGCTCGGCCGCCTCGTCACCCCGTCCGATGTCGTGCCGGATGTCGTCCGTCGCTTCGAGGACGCCCTCGCGGGCAGCCTGCTCCCGGCTCGCGCGGGGGTGCTCGCATGAGCGCCGAGCCCGGAGGCCGCAAGCTCCTGCGCCTCGAGGTACGCAACGCCCAGACGCCCATCGAGCGCAAGCCCGAGTGGATCAAGACGCGCGCCAAGATGGGCCCGGAGTACACGGCGCTGCACTCCCTCGTGAAGTCGGAGGAGCTGCACACCGTGTGCCAGGAGGCCGGCTGCCCCAACATCTACGAGTGCTGGGAGGATCGCGAGGCCACGTTCCTCATCGGTGGCAGCCAGTGCACGCGACGCTGCGACTTCTGCCAGATCGACACCGGCAAGCCCGCGCAGTACGACACCGACGAGCCGCGACGCGTCGCCGAGTCGGTGCAGCGGATGGGCCTGCGCTACGCGACCGTCACGGGCGTCGCGCGCGACGACCTGCCCGACGAGGGCGCGTGGCTGCACGCCGAGACCGTGCGCGCGATCCACACCGCGAACCCCGGCACGGGAGTCGAGATCCTCGCGACCGACTTCTCGGGCAACCCCGAGCTGCTCGCCGAGGTCTTCGAGAGCCGCCCGGAGGTGTTCGCGCACAACGTCGAGACGGTCCCGCGGATCTTCAAGCGCATCCGTCCGGCCTTCCGTTACGAGCGCTCGCTCGGCGTGCTGACGATGGCGCGGGATGCCGGACTCATCACGAAGTCGAACCTCATCCTCGGCATGGGCGAGGAGCGCGAGGAGGTCAGCCAGGCGCTGCGGGACCTGCGCGACGCGGGATGCGACATCATCACGCTCACGCAGTACCTGCGGCCGTCGCCGCGGCACCTGCCCGTGGCGCGGTGGGTGCGGCCCGAGGAGTTCGTGGAGCTCAAGGAGGAGGCCGAGGAGCTCGGCTTCCTGGGCGTGCTCGCCGGCCCTCTCGTGCGGTCGAGCTACCGCGCGGGTCGGCTGTGGGCGCGATCGATGCTCGCGAAGGGGCGCGACATCCCCGAGACCCTGCGGCATCTCGCCGAGAGCGAAGCGGCTTTCGCGCAGGCGGTGTCGTAGCACGCCCTAGGCTGGAAGGCATGGCACGCAGCACCCCCGAGAAGGAACCCGGCCGCCTCAAGCAGATGTGGCAGGTCTTCCAGATGACCCGCCGGTACGACCCGGCCATCACCTGGCTCCTCATCCTCGCCTTCATCGCGCCCATCGCCGTCACGATCGTGCTGTCGGTGGTGTTCTTCGGCGACAACTGGCTCGGCATCGTGCTCACGATCATCACGGGCGTGCTCGCGGGCATGCTGCTCGCGCTCCTCGTGCTCGGTCGCCGCGCCGAGCGCGCCGCGTACTCGCAGATCGCCGGTCAGCCGGGTGCCGTCGGCGCGGTGCTCAAGAACGGCCTGCGTCGCTCGTGGATCGGCAGCGAGGAGCCCATCGCGTTCAGCCCGAAGACCCGCGACGCCGTGTACCGCGCGGTGGGCCGCGCCGGTGTCGTGCTCATCGGCGAGGGCCCGCGCTCGCGCACTCAGCCGATGGTCGACAAGGAGCGCGCCAACGTGGCCCGCCTGCTGCCGAACGTGCCCGTGCACCTCTTCTTCGCGGGCCCGGATGCCGACGCGGTGCCGCTGCACAAGATCGCCTCGAGCCTCAACAAGCTCCCGCGCAAGCTCACGAAGGCCGAGGTCATCCAGGTCGACAAGCGCCTCACGTCGGTCGCCAAGGTCAAGGGCTTCAAGATCCCCGGCGGCATCGACCCGATGCGCATGCGGGCTCCGCGCCCGCGTTGATCTGACGCTCGCGCCGGGTCAGGCGCGCTCGAGCAGCCACACGGCCATGTTGGAACCGCTGCCGCCGATGCAGGTCTGGTAGTAGCCCGCGTAGCCGCGCGGGATCGCGGATGCGTCGGCGCCGTACACGAGCCCGCTGACGACGCCCGCGACGCGGTAGGTGCCGTAGCCGGAGAACTCGACGAGCGAGCCCGCTCCGATGCGCCCCCAGGCGCTCCCGCCGCAGCCCCAGTGCTCGGCGGCGTAGAAGGCGCCCCCGAGGTATCCGGCGATCTGCGGCACGTTGACGGAGCCGCGGCACGCGTCGATCTGGCCCTGACCTCCGGACGTCCAGATGCCCTCGACGTGCGCGACGCCCCCCGCGACGGATGCCGGCGCGGCACCGCGGGAGGCCCCGACCCAGCGTGCGTGAGGTGCTGCCGCGGCCGCGGCAGCGGCCGCACGGGCGGCCTCCTCAGCGGCGATGCGGGCCTGCTCGGCCTCCCAGGCTGCCACCGCCGTGGCGAGCTCCTCCTGCGCGGCCACGAGGGCGGCCTCGCCCTCCTCGACGAGCAGCAGCGCGGCCTCGGTGAGCCCGGCGCGCAGCGACTCCTCGGGCCACACGAGCAGCGATCGTGCGTCGACGAGGGCCTGGTGGGCGAGCTCGATCTCGCTCGTGAGCGCGACGCGCACCGCGTCGTCGAGCACGCGGCCGTCCGCCGCCTCGTGAGCGGCCGCGGCATCCGCGAGCTCCGCCTCGAGTGCGCCCGCCCGCTCGACGAGCACGGCACGAGCGGACTCGGCCACGGCGGCGGTGCGCGCGGCCCGCGTGCCCGCCGTGGCGGATGCGTCGGCCGGGGCGGCTGCGGGGCTCACGACGGAGACGGCCACGAGCGTCGCGGCGGCGAAGAGGGCGCCGCGTGCGGCGACGCCCGCCGAGACCGTGCGCTGCCGGCGCGCGGGCGGCGTCCGCAGCAGATGCCGTGGCGCCGACGCTGTGCCGTGCCAACTGTGACCGACGGTGGTCATACCCGTACCTCGCCATCCGCTTTCGCGTGGTGAGACGTCGGGTACGCCTCGTTCTGCGCTCAGTCTGGCGCGTTTTGTCCCCTACGACAAATTTCGGGGTACAGGGCGCTCAGACGCGCACGAGGACGGTGCCTGCGGCCTTGTCGTGGAAGCCTCGCTGGTCGCGATCCCAGATGAGGGCGGGGATCGCGAGGCACAGCAGGAGCGTGCGCACGAGCGGCCGCCAGAGGCCGAGGTAGCCGCCCACCAGCGGCACGACGCGAAGACGCACGATGAGGTGCCCGAGGCTGCCGTTGGCCACGAGCAGGAACACGAACTGCAGGGCGGCGAAGATGCCGAGCGTGATGAAGGGGTCGGCGCCGATCTCCGGCGAGCGGAAGAACGCCCATGAGAGCAGGTAGGCGATGCCCCAGTCGATGAGGATCGCGACGACCCGCCGGCCGAGACGCCCGATCGAGCGCGGGCCGTGCTCGGGGAGCCCGAGACGCTCCCCCGGCCAGCGGTTCTCGACGGGCTGGGCGGATGGGGAGCTCACGCTCCAACTCTAGGGTCCGGTGTGTAACACGCCCGAAACAATGCGGTCATGGTCGGGAAATGCCGCGCACATACCCTCTCACGTGGCTGCACCCGTAGCCGACCCGTTCCACGCCCTTGGAGTAATCCCCTATGTCCAAGCCTCTGTTCAGCGACTCCTCCGAGGTGCTGAAGTTCATCAAGGACACGGATGTCAAGTTCATCGACATCCGCTTCACCGACCTTCCCGGTGTGCAGCAGCACTTCAACATCCCCGCCGCGACGGTGGATGAGGACTTCTTCACCGTGGGCCAGCTCTTCGACGGCTCGTCGATCCGCGGCTTCCAGTCGATCCACGAGTCCGACCTCCAGCTCATCCCGGACATCTCGACGGCGTACGTCGACCCGTTCCGCACCGAGCGCACGCTCGTCATCGTCTTCGACATCTACAACCCGCGCAACGGCGAGATCTACGGTCGCGACCCGCGCCAGGTCGCGAAGAAGGCGGAGAAGTACCTCGCGTCGACGGGCATCGCCGACACGGCGTACTTCGCGCCCGAGGCCGAGTTCTACATCTTCGACGACGTGCGCTACGAGGTGAAGCAGAACAAGTCGTACTACGAGGTCGACTCGTCGGAGGCCGCGTGGAACTCGGGTCGCGCCGAGGAGGGTGGCAACCTCGCCAACAAGACCCCCTACAAGGGCGGCTACTTCCCCGTCACGCCGGTCGACCAGCACGCCGACCTGCGCGACGACATCGTCCTGAAGCTCCAGGAGGTCGGGCTCGAGGTCGAGCGCGCCCACCACGAGGTCGGCACCGCCGGCCAGGGCGAGATCAACTACAAGTTCGACACCATGGTCCACGCCGGTGACGACATCCTGAAGTTCAAGTACATCGTCAAGAACACGGCGCTCGAGTGGGGCAAGACGGCGACCTTCATGCCGAAGCCGCTCATGGGCGACAACGGTTCGGGTATGCACACGCACCAGTCGCTGTGGAACGACGGCAAGCCGCTGTTCTACGACGAGCAGGGCTACGGCGGCCTGTCGGACATCGCGCGCTGGTACATCGGCGGCATCCTCAAGCACGCCGCGTCGCTCGCCGCGTTCACGAACCCGACGGTCAACTCCTACCACCGCCTCATCCCGGGCTTCGAGGCCCCCGTCAACCTGGTCTACTCGGCCGGCAACCGCTCCGCCTCGATCCGCATCCCGATCACGGGCACCAACCCGAAGGCCAAGCGCATCGAGTACCGCGCGCCCGACGCCTCCGGCAACCCGTACCTCGCGTTCGCGGCCCAGCTCATGGCGGGCATCGACGGCATCAAGAACAAGATCGAGCCGCACGAGCCCGTCGACAAGGACCTCTACGAGCTCCCGCCGGAGGAGGCCAAGGGCATCCCGCAGCTGCCCGGCTCGCTCGGCGAGGCGCTCGACGCGCTCGAGGCCGACCACGACTACCTCCTCGAGGGCGGCGTGTTCACGAAGGACCTCATCGACGCGTGGCTCGACTACAAGCGCGAGAAGGAGCTCCTCCCCTTCGCGCAGCGTCCGCACCCCTTCGAGTACGAGCTGTACTTCGGGGTCTGAGCTCCCTGCACAGCACAGCAGCGAAACGGACGGGCCGTCTCCTTCGGGAGGCGGCCCGTCCGTCGTGTGCAGCGGTTGCGGCGGGCGTCAGGCGAGCGCGGCGACGGATGCGCGGAGCGGCTCGTGCACGCCCGTCCCGAGGCCGATGACGGTCCAGCCGGCGGCGGTCCAGCGGTCGACGTCGAGCTTGGTGCGCGCGTCGATGATGGTACGTGTCCGCACGAGCGCGCCGAGCTCGACGGGGTCGGCGTCGAGGAACTCGCGCCACTCGGTGAGCAGCAGCACGACGTCGGCACCCGGGAGCGTGTCGCGCATCCCGTCCGCGAACGACAGGGTCGGGAAGGTGCGCCGCGCGGTCTCCCCCGCAGCCGGGTCGAAGACCGAGACCTGGGCGCCGCGGAGGTGCAGGGCCGCCGCGACGTTGAGGGCCGGCGAGTCGCGCACGTCGTCGGTGAGGGGCTTGAAGGCCGCACCGAGCACTCCCACGCGCGCGTTGAGCACCGATCCCCCGCACGCCTGCAGCGCGAGGTCGACGACGCGCTGACGCTGGGACATGTTGATCTCGTCGACTTTCTGCATGAGGCCGACGACCTCGCGCGCTCCGAGCTCGCCGGCGCGGTGCATGAGGGCACGGATGTCCTTCGGGAGGCAGCCGCCGCCGAAGCCGAGGCCGGCGTCGAGGAAGCGGCGCCCGATCCGTCCGTCCAGGCCGATCGCGTCGGCGAGGGCGTTGACGTCGGCGTCGGCCGCCGTGCAGAGCTCGGCGATCGCATTGATGAACGAGATCTTGGTGGCGAGGAACGCGTTCGCGCTCACCTTGACGAGCTCGGCGGTCTCGAGACCGACCGTGAGGAACGGCGCGCCCTCGGCGATCGGCGCGGCGTACACCTCGCGCATGGCGGTCTCGGCCGCATCCGACGCCCCGCCGATCACGACCCGGTCGGGGTGCAGCGTGTCGTCGACCGCCTTGCCCTCGCGCAGGAACTCGGGGTTCCAGATGAGCTCCGCCTCGATCCCGGCGGGCGCGAGCGCGCCGAGCAGCTCGCGCAGACGCGCGGCGGTGCCGACCGGCACCGTCGACTTGCCGACGACGATCCCGTCGTGGCTGAGCGCCCGGGCGATTCCGGCGACCGCCGACTCGACGAAACGCAGGTCGGCCGCGTGGCTCGTCGCCTGCTGCGGGGTGCCGACGCACACGAAGTGGATGTCGCTCATCGCGACGGCCTCCGCGAGGTCTGTCGTGAACCGCAGGCGCCCCGACTCGAGGTGCGTCGCGATGAGCTCCTCGAGGCCGGGCTCGTAGAACGGCACCCGGCCGCGCGAGAGCGCCTCGATCTTCGCGGGGTCCGTGTCGACGCCCACGACGTCGAAGCCGAGCTCCGCCATCGCCGCGGCGTGCGTCGCCCCGAGGTAGCCCGTGCCGATGACGCTCACCCGCGGCCGCGGCGCTCCAGCCCCCTGCGCGCCCGACGT
The Protaetiibacter sp. SSC-01 genome window above contains:
- the sucB gene encoding 2-oxoglutarate dehydrogenase, E2 component, dihydrolipoamide succinyltransferase, with the translated sequence MSESVSLPALGESVTEGTVTRWLKKVGDRVEVDEPLLEVSTDKVDTEIPSPVAGVIEEILVAEDETVEVGAPLVRIGDGSGGGEAAPAAEAPAAEAPAAEAPAAEAPAAEAPAATPAPEAAPAPEAAPAPASGGYGSPDAAVEAPAEAPAAEAPAAVPAPTPAPATEAPAAEAPVDTPSAEQPVGAEQPAAEAPAAPAPEASAPEAPAAEAPAAEAPAAPAAEAPAASASHAGYVTPIVRKLANEKGVELDSVTGTGVGGRIRKQDVLAAVATEAPAEAAPAQPAAAAAPAAAEVSPLRGTTVPMSRLRKVVAERAVVSMNSTAQLTTVVEADVTKIAQLRDEVKAAFQEKTGTKLSFMPFFALAAAEALRAYPIINATVDGDNIVYPETENVSIAVDTERGLLTPVIRNAGDLDIAGLAKEIADLAERTRDNKLKPDELAGGTFTLTNTGSRGALFDTPVVFLPQSAILGTGVVTKKPVVVSDGGSDAIAIRSTVYLALSYDHRIIDGADAARFLAAVKARLEAGDFRSSLGI
- the lipB gene encoding lipoyl(octanoyl) transferase LipB; this encodes MVDYVDAGLSANSVSYSTALERQRALHADVATGRAPDTVLLLEHPSVYTAGKRTAPDERPDDGTPVVDVDRGGKITWHGPGQLVGYPIVRLADPVDVVAYVRRLEGLLIGVLADHGIHGTRVEGRSGVWIERPGRPADKIAAIGIRVADGVTMHGFALNCSNDLEPYARIVACGIRDAGVTTMSRELGRLVTPSDVVPDVVRRFEDALAGSLLPARAGVLA
- the lipA gene encoding lipoyl synthase; amino-acid sequence: MSAEPGGRKLLRLEVRNAQTPIERKPEWIKTRAKMGPEYTALHSLVKSEELHTVCQEAGCPNIYECWEDREATFLIGGSQCTRRCDFCQIDTGKPAQYDTDEPRRVAESVQRMGLRYATVTGVARDDLPDEGAWLHAETVRAIHTANPGTGVEILATDFSGNPELLAEVFESRPEVFAHNVETVPRIFKRIRPAFRYERSLGVLTMARDAGLITKSNLILGMGEEREEVSQALRDLRDAGCDIITLTQYLRPSPRHLPVARWVRPEEFVELKEEAEELGFLGVLAGPLVRSSYRAGRLWARSMLAKGRDIPETLRHLAESEAAFAQAVS
- a CDS encoding DUF4191 domain-containing protein encodes the protein MARSTPEKEPGRLKQMWQVFQMTRRYDPAITWLLILAFIAPIAVTIVLSVVFFGDNWLGIVLTIITGVLAGMLLALLVLGRRAERAAYSQIAGQPGAVGAVLKNGLRRSWIGSEEPIAFSPKTRDAVYRAVGRAGVVLIGEGPRSRTQPMVDKERANVARLLPNVPVHLFFAGPDADAVPLHKIASSLNKLPRKLTKAEVIQVDKRLTSVAKVKGFKIPGGIDPMRMRAPRPR
- a CDS encoding RDD family protein, which encodes MSSPSAQPVENRWPGERLGLPEHGPRSIGRLGRRVVAILIDWGIAYLLSWAFFRSPEIGADPFITLGIFAALQFVFLLVANGSLGHLIVRLRVVPLVGGYLGLWRPLVRTLLLCLAIPALIWDRDQRGFHDKAAGTVLVRV
- the glnA gene encoding type I glutamate--ammonia ligase gives rise to the protein MFSDSSEVLKFIKDTDVKFIDIRFTDLPGVQQHFNIPAATVDEDFFTVGQLFDGSSIRGFQSIHESDLQLIPDISTAYVDPFRTERTLVIVFDIYNPRNGEIYGRDPRQVAKKAEKYLASTGIADTAYFAPEAEFYIFDDVRYEVKQNKSYYEVDSSEAAWNSGRAEEGGNLANKTPYKGGYFPVTPVDQHADLRDDIVLKLQEVGLEVERAHHEVGTAGQGEINYKFDTMVHAGDDILKFKYIVKNTALEWGKTATFMPKPLMGDNGSGMHTHQSLWNDGKPLFYDEQGYGGLSDIARWYIGGILKHAASLAAFTNPTVNSYHRLIPGFEAPVNLVYSAGNRSASIRIPITGTNPKAKRIEYRAPDASGNPYLAFAAQLMAGIDGIKNKIEPHEPVDKDLYELPPEEAKGIPQLPGSLGEALDALEADHDYLLEGGVFTKDLIDAWLDYKREKELLPFAQRPHPFEYELYFGV
- a CDS encoding UDP-glucose/GDP-mannose dehydrogenase family protein, whose product is MMRDDAETSGAQGAGAPRPRVSVIGTGYLGATHAAAMAELGFDVVGVDTDPAKIEALSRGRVPFYEPGLEELIATHLESGRLRFTTDLAEAVAMSDIHFVCVGTPQQATSHAADLRFVESAVAGIARALSHDGIVVGKSTVPVGTAARLRELLGALAPAGIEAELIWNPEFLREGKAVDDTLHPDRVVIGGASDAAETAMREVYAAPIAEGAPFLTVGLETAELVKVSANAFLATKISFINAIAELCTAADADVNALADAIGLDGRIGRRFLDAGLGFGGGCLPKDIRALMHRAGELGAREVVGLMQKVDEINMSQRQRVVDLALQACGGSVLNARVGVLGAAFKPLTDDVRDSPALNVAAALHLRGAQVSVFDPAAGETARRTFPTLSFADGMRDTLPGADVVLLLTEWREFLDADPVELGALVRTRTIIDARTKLDVDRWTAAGWTVIGLGTGVHEPLRASVAALA